Proteins from one Cicer arietinum cultivar CDC Frontier isolate Library 1 chromosome 3, Cicar.CDCFrontier_v2.0, whole genome shotgun sequence genomic window:
- the LOC140919707 gene encoding uncharacterized protein: MVNPIGEMRGSTIVCSRRLRDTFVLEKQLGREVTQAEIHRYLHVNPETNEYTDELSKNIQEQLQQIMKEWDDHQATLPPAQRAGPVQRKQYETASFMHISGGKYKGRVLGAGSLSSTFKKGPTGYIQTETSSSYASTDRSHRPSIDNDLDQLKKQWASEQEEKTQQLIQAAIDKLNEEWKQKFQEQQQQFQQQQQQFQQQQFSFPPVFHQQFPPRPQYLPQQPLFQQQQNYSQYSQQQQPPPNFQQQHQDPPNSAFQQVQQQPPMFQQQQYFHNYPYVPSSSHQIPQPQPDHQTAYRPTMPTAGLIRPDLNQPQPARAPHSTSGGAIEDEIQFQTMMSPPTQINNTFEGLLSSGMAGNNDGVSGADQRNYYED; this comes from the exons CCcaataggagaaatgcgaggAAGTACAATAGTATGCAGTCGGAGGCTTCGAGATACTTTTGTGCTG gaaaagcaacttggaagggaggtcactcaggctgagatacatcgctatcttcatgttaatcctgaaacaaatgagtatactgatgaattatcaaaaaatattcag gaacaacttcaacaaatcatgaaagaatgggatgatcatcaagctactcttcctcctgctcagcgagctggtccagtgcagcggaaacaatatgagaccgcaagttttatgcacatcagtggtggcaagtacaaagggcgtgtgctgggtgccggtagtttatcatcaacctttaagaaaggtccaaccggctatattcagactgagacgtcttcttcttatgctagtacggatcgatctcatcgtccgtcgatagataatgatcttgaccagttaaagaagcaatgggcaagtgagcaagaagaaaagacacaacagctgatacaagccgcaattgataaattgaatgaggagtggaaacaaaagtttcaagagcagcagcagcagtttcagcagcaacaacaacaatttcaacaacaacaattttcatttcctcctgtgtttcatcagcagttcccgcctcggcctcaatacttgcctcaacaaccactattccagcagcaacaaaattactctcaatactcccagcagcagcaaccgcctccaaatttccaacagcaacaccaggatcctccgaactctgccttccagcaaGTACAGCAGCAGCCGCCAatgtttcaacaacaacaatattttcataattatccgTATGTTCCGTCCTCTTCACATCAaattcctcaacctcaaccagatcatcaaactgcataccgaccaactatgccaacagctgggttgatcagaccagatttaaatcaacctcaaccagctagGGCTCCTcattcgactagtggtggtgccattgaagatgaaattcaatttcaaaccatgatgtctcctccaacacaaattaataatacttttgagggacttctttCGTCGGGCATGgcaggaaataatgatggtgtgagtggagctgatcagaggaattattatgaggattga